Proteins from a genomic interval of Coccinella septempunctata chromosome 2, icCocSept1.1, whole genome shotgun sequence:
- the LOC123307923 gene encoding uncharacterized protein LOC123307923 encodes MKTYNSTCPRIYGNPKVHKPDNPLRPIISSVNSPTSKLAKFVADILKSAYNPNNDYYIKDTFDFANQINDFQLPNNHKIASFDVVNLFGNLDKNNIIKILEKKWEQIQEHANIDKELFLEITLFILENNYCTFRGKFYQQIFGCAMGSEISPILALYVMDDLLDNSISKLKFRIPFIKKFVDDIVLALPEDQIEDTMRCFNSYCKDLQFTIEMEDQEQGVPFLDTKVHRQNNIIKLNWYRKNTSANKFINYHSDHNMNIKINFIKGMKERIIKICHETFKQNALKTLFEILRQNSYPAVLLNKLIYASETTPQPDVQQQEQKDTEEKLYASLPNIKELTSKIKSIFKDEKVLLTTYNKKTVKSLYSTLKDPIPTELKSNVVYQLGCRDCRGVYVGQTSQWVKSRISLHRSDIRRNKDRCALAIHANNLDHQIDLENVKILKIEKNYHKRLIHEMIEIKKGEYTINKKSDIQKLSNIYSYLLEKEKENEFYDGPLDE; translated from the coding sequence ATGAAAACATATAACTCCACATGCCCGAGAATATATGGAAACCCGAAGGTACACAAGCCTGACAACCCGTTGAGACCCATTATATCAAGTGTAAATAGTCCCACGTCAAAACTAGCAAAATTTGTGGCAGACATTCTAAAGTCAGCATACAACCCAAACAATGACTATTATATAAAGGACACATTTGACTTCGCTAACCAAATTAATGATTTCCAACTTCCCAACAACCATAAAATAGCATCATTCGATGTAGTTAACTTATTTGGAAACCTAGAtaaaaataatatcatcaaaatcCTAGAAAAAAAGTGGGAACAAATTCAGGAACATGCAAACATTGATAAGGAACTCTTCCTGGAAATTACACTGTTCATACTCGAAAACAACTACTGTACGTTTCGTGGAAAATTCTACCAGCAAATATTTGGCTGTGCGATGGGGTCAGAAATCAGTCCTATTCTAGCATTATACGTTATGGATGATCTACTTGATAACAGCATAAGTAAACTGAAGTTCAGAATACCCTTTATCAAAAAATTCGTCGATGACATTGTCTTGGCCTTGCCTGAAGATCAGATTGAAGACACAATGAGATGCTTCAACTCCTACTGTAAAGACCTGCAGTTTACTATTGAGATGGAAGATCAGGAGCAAGGAGTTCCTTTTCTCGACACAAAAGTACACCGACAGAACAATATCATTAAGTTAAATTGGTATAGAAAAAATACCTCAGCAAACAAGTTTATAAATTATCACTCTGACcataatatgaatataaaaatcaattttattaaGGGAATGAAAGAGAGAATCATCAAAATATGCCATGAAACCTTCAAACAAAATGCATTGAAAACATTATTCGAGATCCTAAGGCAAAATTCATATCCAGCTGTTTTGTTAAATAAACTTATATATGCGTCGGAGACAACACCCCAGCCTGATGTACAACAGCAAGAACAAAAGGACACAGAAGAGAAGCTTTATGCATCCCTCCCTAATATTAAAGAACTGACTTCCAAGATAAAATCTATTTTCAAAGACGAAAAGGTACTTCTGACAACatacaataaaaaaacagtGAAATCACTATATAGCACTCTCAAGGATCCAATACCAACAGAATTAAAGAGCAATGTGGTCTATCAGCTGGGCTGTCGGGATTGTCGGGGTGTGTATGTTGGCCAGACATCCCAATGGGTTAAAAGCAGAATATCCCTGCACAGATCAGACATCAGAAGAAACAAGGATCGATGTGCACTGGCAATACATGCTAATAACTTGGACCATCAAATTGATCTTGAAAACGTAAAAATactcaaaatagaaaaaaattatcacaaaAGATTAATACATGAAATGATAGAAATCAAAAAGGGTGAATACACTATAAACAAGAAATCGGACATACAAAAACTCAGCAATATTTACAGCTATTtacttgaaaaagaaaaagaaaatgaattctATGACGGTCCATTGGATGAGTGA
- the LOC123307032 gene encoding uncharacterized protein LOC123307032: MHIAYNKNFHKIKRENLKKIDDLCRKKRNQIDIQEKWLKNLSNKTLPETVRNILSLGSKFSIPTTKKDIKVDSLIADLEYVLLGVTEDRRDVLRAQATNTITNFTHGNNNRSSSIQKWYKDAKKFLKDNDDLIVLDSDKGGVTVIMNKSEYERKIQSILDSKEFREVPKDPTQTIQNKCNKFITTLCERGYISDQQAKQMKTYNSTCPRIYGNPKVHKPDNPLRPIISSVNSPTSKLAKFVADILKSAYNPNNDYYIMDPFDFANQINDFQLPNNHKIASFDVVNLFGNLDKNNIIKILEKKWEQIQEHANIDKELFLEITLFILENNYCTFRGKFYQQVFGCAMG, from the coding sequence ATGCACATTGCCTATAATAAGAATTTTCACAAGATCAAACGtgaaaatttgaagaagatCGATGATCTGTGTAGAAAAAAACGAAATCAGATagatattcaagaaaaatggCTGAAGAACTTGTCGAATAAAACCCTTCCAGAAACAGTacgaaatattttatcactcggATCTAAATTCAGTATACCAACTACGAAAAAAGACATAAAAGTGGATAGTCTTATAGCTGACTTAGAATATGTTCTACTAGGAGTGACTGAAGACAGAAGAGATGTACTCAGAGCACAAGCGACGAATACGATCACTAACTTCACCCATGGAAACAACAACAGGAGCTCCTCAATACAAAAATGGTACAAAGATGCGAAGAAATTCTTGAAGGACAACGATGACCTAATAGTATTGGACAGTGATAAAGGAGGAGTAACTGTGATAATGAATAAGAGtgaatatgaaagaaaaatacAGTCTATACTAGATTCAAAAGAATTTAGGGAGGTGCCCAAAGATCCAACccaaactattcaaaataaatgtaatAAATTTATAACCACATTGTGTGAAAGAGGATACATCAGTGATCAGCAAGCTAAGCAAATGAAAACATATAACTCCACATGCCCGAGAATATATGGAAACCCGAAGGTACACAAGCCTGACAACCCGTTGAGACCCATTATATCAAGTGTAAATAGTCCCACGTCAAAACTAGCAAAATTTGTGGCAGACATTCTAAAGTCAGCATACAACCCAAACAATGACTATTATATAATGGACCCATTTGACTTCGCTAACCAAATTAATGATTTCCAACTTCCCAACAACCATAAAATAGCATCATTCGATGTAGTTAACTTATTTGGAAACCTAGAtaaaaataatatcatcaaaatcCTAGAAAAAAAGTGGGAACAAATTCAGGAACATGCAAACATTGATAAGGAACTCTTCCTGGAAATTACACTGTTCATACTCGAAAACAACTACTGTACGTTTCGTGGAAAATTCTACCAGCAAGTATTTGGCTGTGCGATGGGGTGA
- the LOC123307955 gene encoding uncharacterized protein LOC123307955, whose protein sequence is MRCFNSYCKDLQFTIEMEDQEQGVPFLDTKVHRQNNIIKLNWYRKNTSANKFINYHSDHNMNIKINFIKGMKERIIKICHETFKQNALKTLFEILRQNSYPAVLLNKLIYASETTPQPDVQQQEQKDTEEKLYASLPNIKELTSKIKSIFKDEKVLLTTYNKKTVKSLYSTLKDPIPTELKSNVVYQLGCRDCRGVYVGQTSQWVKSRISLHRSDIRRNKDRCALAIHANNLDHQIDLENVKILKIEKNYHKRLIHEMIEIKKGEYTINKKSDIQKLSNIYSYLLEKEKENEFYDGPLDE, encoded by the coding sequence ATGAGATGCTTCAACTCCTACTGTAAAGACCTGCAGTTTACTATTGAGATGGAAGATCAGGAGCAAGGAGTTCCTTTTCTCGACACAAAAGTACACCGACAGAACAATATCATTAAGTTAAATTGGTATAGAAAAAATACCTCAGCAAACAAGTTTATAAATTATCACTCTGACcataatatgaatataaaaatcaattttattaaGGGAATGAAAGAGAGAATCATCAAAATATGCCATGAAACCTTCAAACAAAATGCATTGAAAACATTATTCGAGATCCTAAGGCAAAATTCATATCCAGCTGTTTTGTTAAATAAACTTATATATGCGTCGGAGACAACACCCCAGCCTGATGTACAACAGCAAGAACAAAAGGACACAGAAGAGAAGCTTTATGCATCCCTCCCTAATATTAAAGAACTGACTTCCAAGATAAAATCTATTTTCAAAGACGAAAAGGTACTTCTGACAACatacaataaaaaaacagtGAAATCACTATATAGCACTCTCAAGGATCCAATACCAACAGAATTAAAGAGCAATGTGGTCTATCAGCTGGGCTGTCGGGATTGTCGGGGTGTGTATGTTGGCCAGACATCCCAATGGGTTAAAAGCAGAATATCCCTGCACAGATCAGACATCAGAAGAAACAAGGATCGATGTGCACTGGCAATACATGCTAATAACTTGGACCATCAAATTGATCTTGAAAACGTAAAAATactcaaaatagaaaaaaattatcacaaaAGATTAATACATGAAATGATAGAAATCAAAAAGGGTGAATACACTATAAACAAGAAATCGGACATACAAAAACTCAGCAATATTTACAGCTATTtacttgaaaaagaaaaagaaaatgaattctATGACGGTCCATTGGATGAGTGA
- the LOC123307581 gene encoding uncharacterized protein LOC123307581 isoform X2, producing MTVLVLKDCHRPCESLEREPIARDGDFLLEGGVPAFYFEFRSHLSNRFSYLFGGIRHIQAFLPGRGIMCFLMILLSSILSYFPSMCFTYCDSPGIDYINQFF from the exons ATGACAGTTTTAGTGCTGAAAGATTGTCATCGGCCATGCGAATCGCTTGAAAGAGAG ccGATCGCACGTGACGGAGATTTTCTGCTGGAAGGAGGGGTCCCTgcgttttattttgaattcagaAGCCACCTTTCTAACCGCTTTAGTTACCTTTTTGGAGGGATTCGGCATATTCAG GCGTTCCTTCCAGGGAGGGGTATCATGTGTTTTCTTATGATTTTGTTGTCCAGTATTTTGTCCTATTTCCCGTCCATGTGTTTCACATATTGTGACAGCCCCGGCATAGACTATATCAACCAATTCTTCTAA
- the LOC123307581 gene encoding uncharacterized protein LOC123307581 isoform X1: MTVLVLKDCHRPCESLEREPIARDGDFLLEGGVPAFYFEFRSHLSNRFSYLFGGIRHIQVSMYHSNFFPQISDFILQAFLPGRGIMCFLMILLSSILSYFPSMCFTYCDSPGIDYINQFF, encoded by the exons ATGACAGTTTTAGTGCTGAAAGATTGTCATCGGCCATGCGAATCGCTTGAAAGAGAG ccGATCGCACGTGACGGAGATTTTCTGCTGGAAGGAGGGGTCCCTgcgttttattttgaattcagaAGCCACCTTTCTAACCGCTTTAGTTACCTTTTTGGAGGGATTCGGCATATTCAGGTAAGTATGTATCACTCCAATTTTTTTCCTCAAATTAGTGATTTTATTTTGCAGGCGTTCCTTCCAGGGAGGGGTATCATGTGTTTTCTTATGATTTTGTTGTCCAGTATTTTGTCCTATTTCCCGTCCATGTGTTTCACATATTGTGACAGCCCCGGCATAGACTATATCAACCAATTCTTCTAA
- the LOC123308032 gene encoding uncharacterized protein LOC123308032, which produces MGSEISPILALYVMDDLLDNSISKLKFRIPFIKKFVDDIVLALPEDQIEDTMRCFNSYCKDLQFTIEMEDQEQGVPFLDTKVHRQNNIIKLNWYRKNTSANKFINYHSDHNMNIKINFIKGMKERIIKICHETFKQNALKTLFEILRQNSYPAVLLNKLIYASETTPQPDVQQQEQKDTEEKLYASLPNIKELTSKIKSIFKDEKVLLTTYNKKTVKSLYSTLKDPIPTELKSNVVYQLGCRDCRGVYVGQTSQWVKSRISLHRSDIRRNKDRCALAIHANNLDHQIDLENVKILKIEKNYHKRLIHEMIEIKKGEYTINKKSDIQKLSNIYSYLLEKEKENEFYDGPLDE; this is translated from the coding sequence ATGGGGTCAGAAATCAGTCCTATTCTAGCATTATACGTTATGGATGATCTACTTGATAACAGCATAAGTAAACTGAAGTTCAGAATACCCTTTATCAAAAAATTCGTCGATGACATTGTCTTGGCCTTGCCTGAAGATCAGATTGAAGACACAATGAGATGCTTCAACTCCTACTGTAAAGACCTGCAGTTTACTATTGAGATGGAAGATCAGGAGCAAGGAGTTCCTTTTCTCGACACAAAAGTACACCGACAGAACAATATCATTAAGTTAAATTGGTATAGAAAAAATACCTCAGCAAACAAGTTTATAAATTATCACTCTGACcataatatgaatataaaaatcaattttattaaGGGAATGAAAGAGAGAATCATCAAAATATGCCATGAAACCTTCAAACAAAATGCATTGAAAACATTATTCGAGATCCTAAGGCAAAATTCATATCCAGCTGTTTTGTTAAATAAACTTATATATGCGTCGGAGACAACACCCCAGCCTGATGTACAACAGCAAGAACAAAAGGACACAGAAGAGAAGCTTTATGCATCCCTCCCTAATATTAAAGAACTGACTTCCAAGATAAAATCTATTTTCAAAGACGAAAAGGTACTTCTGACAACatacaataaaaaaacagtGAAATCACTATATAGCACTCTCAAGGATCCAATACCAACAGAATTAAAGAGCAATGTGGTCTATCAGCTGGGCTGTCGGGATTGTCGGGGTGTGTATGTTGGCCAGACATCCCAATGGGTTAAAAGCAGAATATCCCTGCACAGATCAGACATCAGAAGAAACAAGGATCGATGTGCACTGGCAATACATGCTAATAACTTGGACCATCAAATTGATCTTGAAAACGTAAAAATactcaaaatagaaaaaaattatcacaaaAGATTAATACATGAAATGATAGAAATCAAAAAGGGTGAATACACTATAAACAAGAAATCGGACATACAAAAACTCAGCAATATTTACAGCTATTtacttgaaaaagaaaaagaaaatgaattctATGACGGTCCATTGGATGAGTGA